A single window of Pectobacterium parmentieri DNA harbors:
- a CDS encoding inorganic triphosphatase: MSEEIELKFIVHPDSVESLLTQLAEWESDYSQYEHMRAQRLSNVYYETADNYLRRNGIGLRIRGENEHYEMTAKTAGKVIGGLHQHPEYNIALEKAELDLSLFPAEVWPEDCDIEALQPSLTPLFSTDFTREKWVFTYYQSVIEVALDRGEIRAGDLTEPLCELEMELKLGQTTHLLALAKEIAEFGGMRQGSLSKAARGYHLAKGNPVRECLPLNTLVVDAKTNIDQAIRAALELALAHWQYHEELWVRGDTSARDAMPQASALMREMLVLVGGVVLRKVTTLFRSALATLENRLQGPGGAEICYSADYLQSKLVLTSWLVESGWRDYMDNKDRIKLQGSFKRFADIMLSRSTAELKSAFSSTLTEAQYEQQIPRLQRNLCAFLLLSGAYPAEQVEAYVEHWRALLQEVERLAAGQAPSVYLEAQRKAVLTLSPFWLHSGGQ; encoded by the coding sequence ATGAGTGAAGAAATTGAGCTGAAGTTTATTGTTCATCCTGACAGCGTTGAATCGCTGCTGACGCAATTGGCTGAATGGGAGAGTGATTACAGCCAGTATGAGCATATGCGTGCTCAGCGTCTGAGCAATGTCTACTATGAAACTGCAGATAACTATCTGCGTCGTAATGGCATTGGCCTGCGTATTCGCGGCGAGAATGAACACTACGAAATGACGGCGAAAACGGCGGGTAAGGTGATTGGTGGGTTGCACCAACACCCTGAGTATAACATTGCGCTGGAGAAAGCCGAGTTGGATCTCAGCCTGTTTCCTGCGGAAGTCTGGCCGGAAGATTGCGATATTGAGGCGCTGCAACCTTCACTTACTCCACTGTTTAGTACGGATTTTACGCGTGAGAAGTGGGTATTTACTTACTACCAAAGCGTGATTGAGGTTGCATTAGACCGCGGCGAAATCCGTGCCGGCGATCTGACTGAGCCGCTGTGCGAACTGGAGATGGAACTTAAGTTAGGGCAAACCACACATCTGTTGGCCTTGGCAAAAGAAATCGCGGAGTTTGGTGGTATGCGGCAGGGCAGCCTCAGTAAGGCGGCACGCGGATACCATCTGGCTAAAGGTAATCCTGTGCGCGAATGTCTTCCGCTCAATACATTGGTCGTGGATGCAAAAACCAACATCGATCAGGCCATCCGCGCGGCGCTAGAATTGGCGTTGGCTCACTGGCAATACCATGAAGAACTGTGGGTAAGAGGAGATACCTCTGCTCGTGACGCTATGCCACAGGCCAGCGCGCTGATGCGCGAAATGCTGGTACTGGTGGGGGGTGTGGTGTTACGTAAGGTCACCACGCTTTTCCGCTCTGCACTCGCCACGCTGGAAAACCGGCTACAAGGCCCCGGTGGAGCGGAAATCTGTTATAGCGCCGACTACCTGCAAAGTAAGTTAGTACTGACTTCGTGGCTAGTCGAATCAGGCTGGCGCGACTATATGGATAATAAAGATCGCATTAAGCTTCAGGGATCGTTCAAACGCTTTGCCGACATTATGCTAAGCCGTAGCACGGCAGAGCTGAAAAGCGCCTTTTCCTCTACTTTGACGGAGGCGCAGTACGAGCAACAAATCCCTCGTCTTCAACGTAATCTCTGTGCATTTCTCCTCTTATCTGGTGCTTATCCGGCAGAGCAAGTAGAAGCCTACGTTGAGCACTGGCGGGCGTTACTACAGGAGGTTGAGCGGCTTGCTGCCGGGCAGGCTCCTTCTGTCTATCTGGAAGCCCAGCGTAAAGCCGTGCTGACTTTGTCTCCGTTCTGGTTACATAGCGGCGGACAGTAA
- the glnE gene encoding bifunctional [glutamate--ammonia ligase]-adenylyl-L-tyrosine phosphorylase/[glutamate--ammonia-ligase] adenylyltransferase codes for MSILPLPALPALLTEQSQRALSRLREAAPDEPITDSDTAVLALSDFVSDALALHPDWWQGIHQQPPQPEEWQHYADWLRDALSDVNDENALMAALRRFRRHILTRIAWSQALQTSTTEHTLRQLSELAEVVIVAARSWLYQACCREWGTPCNAQGVAQPLLILGMGKLGGGELNFSSDIDLIFVYPENGHTQGGRRELDNAQFFTRLGQRLIKVLDQPTVDGFVYRVDMRLRPFGDSGPLVLSFAAMEDYYQEQGRDWERYAMVKARLMGGMDDAYSQELRSTLKPFVFRRYIDFSVIQSLRNMKGMIAREVRRRDLRNNIKLGAGGIREIEFITQVFQLIRGGREPGLQGRSLLPTLQHVGTLGLLTPQQVLDLSSSYLFLRRLENLLQAIADEQTQTLPSDELNQQRLAWGMGFDNWDALQSMLSQHMQAVRNVFDELIGDDAPDNNDIPEHSSYSSLWQDTLDDGELAPLTPHLTETVREKLMRTIVEFRHDVAKRTIGPRGRDVLDQLMPCLLAEVCARQEADTVLSRLTPLLLGIVTRTTYLELLLESRAALAQLIRLCAASPMVASQLARYPLLLDELLDASTLYQPTAPGAYSDELRQYLMRVPEDDEEQQLEAVRQFKQSQQLRIAAGDIGGVLPVMKVSDHLTYLAEAIIAAVVQQAWGQMVARYGQPSHLQHREGRGFAVIAYGKLGGWELGYSSDLDLVFLLDCPSDVMTEGERSIDGRQFYLRLAQRVMHLFSTRTSSGILYEVDARLRPSGAAGMLVSTVEAFDDYQRNEAWTWEHQALVRARMVYGESGVQQTFESIRRRILCAERDADTLRTEVREMREKMRQHLANKDKTLFDIKTDAGGITDIEFIAQYLVLRYAAQEPRLTRWSDNVRILELMAQYGVMEESEANALKLAYVTMRNELHHLALQELSGRVSQERFVAEREQVLVSWNKWLVGA; via the coding sequence ATGTCGATACTTCCTTTGCCTGCTTTACCTGCGCTTCTGACGGAACAATCTCAGCGTGCGCTATCGCGTTTGCGGGAAGCTGCGCCTGATGAACCGATAACGGACAGCGATACCGCTGTTTTGGCATTGAGCGATTTTGTCAGCGATGCGCTTGCGCTGCATCCTGACTGGTGGCAAGGGATTCATCAGCAACCGCCGCAGCCCGAAGAGTGGCAGCACTACGCCGACTGGCTGCGTGACGCTCTGTCCGACGTTAACGATGAAAATGCGTTGATGGCGGCATTGCGTCGGTTTCGCCGCCATATTCTGACGCGAATAGCGTGGTCACAGGCGCTGCAAACCAGCACCACCGAACACACGCTGCGTCAGTTGAGTGAACTGGCCGAAGTAGTGATTGTGGCGGCCAGAAGCTGGCTATATCAAGCCTGTTGTCGCGAGTGGGGGACGCCTTGCAATGCGCAGGGCGTGGCTCAGCCTCTGCTGATTCTTGGCATGGGAAAATTGGGTGGAGGAGAGCTCAACTTCTCTTCGGATATCGATCTGATCTTCGTCTATCCCGAAAATGGTCATACACAAGGCGGACGGCGTGAACTGGATAATGCGCAGTTCTTCACGCGTCTGGGTCAGCGGCTCATCAAGGTGTTGGATCAACCGACTGTCGATGGCTTTGTTTACCGTGTGGATATGCGGCTACGTCCCTTTGGCGACAGCGGGCCGCTGGTACTCAGCTTTGCAGCAATGGAAGATTATTATCAGGAGCAGGGCCGAGACTGGGAACGTTATGCGATGGTCAAAGCGCGCCTGATGGGCGGAATGGATGATGCTTACAGCCAGGAACTGCGTAGTACGCTGAAACCCTTCGTTTTCCGTCGCTATATTGATTTCAGCGTGATCCAATCGCTGCGCAATATGAAGGGCATGATTGCCCGTGAAGTACGTCGTCGGGATCTGCGCAACAACATCAAGCTGGGGGCGGGGGGAATTCGTGAGATCGAATTTATCACGCAGGTTTTCCAACTGATTCGCGGTGGACGTGAACCGGGGTTACAGGGACGATCGTTGCTACCTACGCTCCAGCATGTAGGGACTCTGGGGTTATTAACTCCGCAGCAGGTGCTAGATCTCAGTAGTTCTTACCTGTTTCTGCGTCGTCTGGAGAACCTGTTGCAGGCGATTGCCGATGAGCAGACGCAGACGCTGCCGAGCGATGAACTCAATCAGCAACGGCTGGCATGGGGAATGGGTTTCGACAATTGGGACGCACTGCAATCGATGCTGTCACAGCATATGCAGGCGGTGCGGAACGTATTTGATGAGCTGATTGGCGACGATGCGCCAGACAATAACGATATCCCCGAACATAGTAGTTACAGCAGCCTATGGCAGGACACGCTGGATGACGGTGAACTGGCCCCGCTAACGCCGCATCTTACGGAAACCGTGCGTGAGAAGCTGATGCGGACGATTGTGGAATTTCGTCACGATGTGGCGAAGCGCACAATAGGGCCACGCGGGCGGGATGTGCTGGATCAACTCATGCCGTGTTTACTAGCGGAAGTGTGCGCTCGTCAGGAGGCGGATACGGTGCTGTCTCGTTTGACCCCGTTACTGTTGGGCATCGTCACGCGTACCACCTATCTTGAGCTGTTGTTGGAGTCTCGTGCTGCTCTGGCTCAGTTGATTCGCCTGTGTGCAGCTTCGCCGATGGTTGCCAGCCAACTTGCGCGTTATCCCCTCCTGTTAGATGAATTGCTTGATGCCTCAACGCTGTATCAGCCGACAGCACCGGGTGCGTACTCTGATGAACTGCGTCAGTATTTGATGCGTGTCCCTGAGGACGATGAAGAACAACAACTGGAGGCCGTTCGCCAGTTTAAACAGTCGCAGCAGTTGCGCATCGCCGCAGGGGACATCGGCGGTGTCCTACCGGTGATGAAGGTGAGCGATCACTTAACGTATCTGGCGGAAGCGATTATCGCGGCGGTGGTTCAGCAGGCATGGGGACAGATGGTGGCGCGCTACGGCCAGCCATCCCATTTGCAACACCGCGAAGGGCGTGGGTTCGCCGTCATTGCCTATGGCAAGCTTGGTGGTTGGGAGTTGGGCTATAGCTCCGATCTCGATCTGGTATTCCTACTGGATTGCCCGTCGGACGTGATGACGGAGGGGGAACGCAGTATTGATGGTCGCCAGTTTTACCTTCGCCTCGCACAGCGTGTAATGCACCTGTTTAGTACTCGGACGTCATCAGGTATTTTGTATGAAGTAGATGCCCGACTGCGACCATCGGGTGCGGCAGGTATGTTGGTGAGCACGGTGGAAGCGTTTGATGATTATCAGCGCAATGAGGCGTGGACGTGGGAACACCAGGCGCTGGTGCGCGCGCGTATGGTGTACGGCGAAAGCGGCGTGCAGCAGACCTTTGAGTCTATTCGCCGCCGCATTCTCTGTGCAGAGCGTGACGCGGACACTCTGCGCACCGAAGTGCGCGAAATGCGCGAAAAAATGCGTCAGCATCTGGCGAACAAAGATAAAACGCTTTTTGACATCAAAACGGATGCGGGCGGTATTACAGATATCGAATTTATCGCTCAGTATTTGGTGCTGCGCTACGCCGCACAGGAGCCGCGTTTGACCCGTTGGTCAGACAATGTACGAATTCTGGAACTGATGGCGCAGTATGGCGTGATGGAAGAGAGCGAAGCCAATGCGCTCAAGCTGGCCTATGTCACGATGCGCAATGAGCTGCACCATCTGGCTTTGCAGGAACTGTCTGGTCGTGTCAGCCAGGAGCGGTTTGTTGCGGAGCGGGAGCAGGTGCTGGTGAGTTGGAATAAATGGCTGGTGGGAGCGTAA
- the hldE gene encoding bifunctional D-glycero-beta-D-manno-heptose-7-phosphate kinase/D-glycero-beta-D-manno-heptose 1-phosphate adenylyltransferase HldE has product MKVTLPDFRQASVLVVGDVMLDRYWYGPTSRISPEAPVPVVKVDTIEERPGGAANVAMNIAALGAGSRLVGLTGIDDAARALNAKLGEVNVKCDFVPVPTHPTITKLRVLSRNQQLIRLDFEEGFEGIDPQPIIERIQQALPNIGVLVLSDYAKGVLAHVQTMIQTAKSAGVPVLIDPKGTDFSRYRGATLLTPNLSEFEAVAGRSKTEEELVERGMKVVADYDLSALLITRSEQGMTLLQPGKAPLHLPTQAQEVYDVTGAGDTVIGVLAAALAAGNPLEEACFLANAAAGVVVGKLGTSTVTPIELENAIRGRAETGFGVMTEEQLKHAVELARQRGEKIVMTNGCFDILHAGHVSYLANARKLGDRLIVAVNSDASTKRLKGPTRPVNPLPQRMIVLGALEAIDWVVPFEEDTPQRLIASILPDILVKGGDYQPHEIAGSEEVWANGGEVKVLNFEDGCSTTNIINTIKASTSKS; this is encoded by the coding sequence ATGAAAGTGACGCTGCCTGATTTCCGTCAAGCGAGTGTGTTAGTGGTGGGTGATGTCATGCTGGACCGTTACTGGTATGGCCCGACCAGCCGAATTTCACCAGAGGCACCGGTGCCTGTGGTCAAAGTTGATACGATCGAAGAGCGCCCGGGTGGGGCGGCGAACGTTGCAATGAACATCGCGGCGTTGGGAGCTGGTTCGCGTCTGGTAGGGTTAACGGGAATTGACGATGCTGCACGCGCGCTGAATGCCAAACTGGGTGAAGTGAATGTGAAGTGTGACTTTGTTCCTGTTCCTACGCATCCAACGATCACCAAGCTTCGCGTACTGTCTCGTAATCAGCAGTTGATCCGGTTGGATTTCGAAGAGGGCTTTGAGGGGATCGATCCTCAACCTATTATCGAGCGTATTCAACAGGCTCTGCCAAACATTGGCGTGTTGGTGCTGTCTGACTATGCGAAAGGCGTATTAGCGCATGTGCAAACCATGATTCAGACGGCAAAATCGGCTGGCGTTCCGGTACTGATCGACCCGAAAGGCACCGATTTTTCCCGTTACCGTGGTGCGACGCTGCTAACGCCGAACCTGTCTGAGTTTGAAGCCGTCGCTGGGCGCAGTAAAACGGAAGAAGAGCTGGTCGAACGCGGTATGAAGGTGGTGGCAGATTACGATCTGTCCGCATTGCTGATCACCCGTTCCGAGCAAGGGATGACGCTGCTACAGCCGGGGAAAGCACCGCTGCATTTGCCGACGCAGGCGCAGGAAGTGTATGACGTGACTGGTGCTGGCGATACCGTCATTGGTGTTCTGGCTGCTGCGCTGGCGGCGGGTAATCCGCTGGAAGAAGCCTGTTTCCTGGCGAATGCCGCCGCAGGCGTTGTCGTTGGCAAGCTGGGAACGTCCACGGTTACGCCGATTGAGTTGGAGAATGCTATCCGCGGTCGTGCCGAAACCGGATTTGGCGTGATGACTGAAGAACAGTTGAAACATGCCGTTGAGCTGGCGCGTCAGCGTGGCGAAAAGATTGTGATGACTAACGGCTGTTTCGATATTCTGCATGCTGGACATGTGTCTTATCTGGCAAACGCCCGCAAGCTTGGCGATCGGTTAATCGTTGCGGTAAACAGCGATGCATCCACCAAACGCTTGAAGGGACCAACTCGGCCCGTCAACCCGCTGCCGCAGCGGATGATCGTGCTAGGAGCGTTGGAAGCTATCGATTGGGTCGTGCCGTTTGAAGAAGATACACCACAGCGCCTGATTGCTAGCATCCTGCCGGATATTCTGGTGAAAGGCGGAGACTACCAGCCACATGAAATCGCCGGGAGTGAAGAGGTCTGGGCCAACGGCGGTGAAGTGAAGGTCCTGAATTTTGAGGATGGTTGCTCCACGACAAATATCATCAACACGATTAAAGCCAGTACGTCTAAATCTTAA
- the ligA gene encoding NAD-dependent DNA ligase LigA, translating into MKPVKKEPAEVNTVALRVAELRRVLRHHEYKYHVEDAPEIPDSEYDKLMQELKALEADHPELVTSDSPTQRVGAAPLAAFEQVRHEVPMLSLDNVFDEESYLAFSKRIGDRLKNGDDLTFCCELKLDGLAVSLLYEYGVLVQAATRGDGTTGENITSNIRTVGAIPLRLEGENIPRRVEVRGEVFMKHGGFEKLNEEARRTGSKVFANPRNAAAGSLRQLDPRITAKRPLTFFCYGVGLLEGGELPASHWERLMQFKAWGLPVSDRIKLCTGPAEVLDFYRQVEQTRSELGFDIDGVVVKVDSLALQERLGFVARAPRWAVAFKFPAQEQLTWVRDVEFQVGRTGAITPVARLEPVAVAGVIVSNATLHNADEIERLGLQIGDRVIVRRAGDVIPQIVGIVESERPETVQPIVFPVACPVCGSDVERVEGEAVTRCTGGLICGAQRKEALKHFVSRRALDVEGMGDKIIDQLVEKEYVKTPADLFRLSAGSMTGLDRMGPKSAMNVVNALEKAKSTTLARFLYALGIRDVGESTAANLAAHFGSLEALFAADEDALLAVPDVGKIVAAHVRHFLEEEHNQTVIRELTDPAGINIHWPEVQVVNAEEIDSPFAGKTVVLTGSLSILSRDEAKDRLTALGAKVSGSVSKKTDMVIAGEAAGSKLAKAQELGIAVIDEAEMIRLLGA; encoded by the coding sequence ATGAAACCAGTGAAGAAAGAACCAGCCGAAGTGAATACGGTCGCACTGCGGGTAGCGGAGTTGCGCCGGGTCTTACGCCATCACGAATACAAATATCACGTTGAAGATGCGCCTGAAATTCCTGATAGCGAATATGACAAACTCATGCAGGAACTGAAAGCGTTAGAGGCCGATCACCCAGAGCTGGTGACGAGTGATTCTCCTACGCAGCGCGTCGGCGCGGCACCGCTAGCGGCATTTGAGCAGGTCCGTCATGAAGTGCCGATGTTATCGTTGGATAACGTATTTGATGAAGAGAGCTATCTGGCCTTCAGCAAGCGAATTGGTGACAGGCTGAAGAACGGTGACGACCTGACATTCTGCTGCGAACTGAAACTGGATGGTTTGGCTGTCAGCCTGTTATATGAATATGGCGTTCTGGTACAGGCCGCCACGCGTGGGGATGGAACGACTGGGGAAAACATCACCAGCAACATCCGTACCGTTGGAGCGATCCCATTGCGCCTTGAGGGTGAGAATATTCCGCGCCGTGTTGAAGTACGCGGTGAAGTGTTTATGAAGCATGGCGGTTTTGAAAAGTTGAATGAAGAGGCTCGCCGCACAGGAAGCAAAGTCTTTGCTAACCCGCGTAACGCTGCCGCGGGATCGCTGCGCCAACTCGACCCACGCATCACGGCTAAACGCCCACTGACCTTCTTCTGCTATGGCGTCGGCCTGCTGGAAGGCGGTGAACTGCCCGCTAGTCACTGGGAGCGCCTGATGCAGTTCAAGGCATGGGGATTGCCAGTGAGTGACAGAATCAAGCTCTGTACCGGCCCGGCCGAGGTGCTCGATTTTTATCGTCAGGTTGAACAGACCCGCAGTGAGTTAGGTTTCGATATTGACGGTGTCGTCGTTAAAGTTGACTCGTTGGCGTTGCAGGAACGATTAGGGTTTGTTGCTCGTGCGCCGCGCTGGGCGGTGGCCTTTAAATTCCCCGCGCAGGAACAGCTAACCTGGGTGCGCGATGTCGAATTTCAGGTGGGACGGACGGGGGCGATTACGCCCGTTGCGCGTCTGGAGCCGGTTGCTGTGGCTGGCGTGATTGTCAGCAACGCCACATTGCATAATGCCGATGAAATTGAGCGGCTAGGTTTGCAGATTGGCGATCGTGTCATTGTGCGTCGAGCGGGGGATGTGATCCCGCAGATCGTCGGTATTGTTGAATCTGAGCGGCCAGAAACCGTGCAACCGATCGTCTTCCCCGTTGCTTGCCCGGTGTGTGGATCTGACGTTGAGCGTGTGGAAGGGGAAGCCGTCACGCGTTGTACCGGTGGTTTGATCTGTGGTGCCCAGCGTAAAGAGGCACTGAAGCATTTTGTTTCCCGCCGCGCGCTAGATGTTGAGGGTATGGGCGATAAGATCATCGATCAACTGGTGGAAAAAGAGTACGTCAAAACGCCTGCCGATCTGTTTCGTCTAAGCGCCGGGAGCATGACGGGGCTGGATCGCATGGGGCCGAAGTCCGCGATGAACGTGGTCAACGCACTGGAAAAGGCAAAAAGCACCACGCTGGCGCGTTTTTTGTACGCGTTGGGGATCCGTGACGTTGGAGAATCGACTGCCGCCAATCTGGCTGCCCATTTTGGTTCGCTGGAGGCGCTTTTTGCGGCAGATGAAGACGCGCTGCTGGCGGTGCCGGATGTTGGTAAAATCGTTGCCGCGCATGTGCGCCATTTTCTTGAAGAAGAGCACAACCAAACTGTGATCCGCGAGCTGACCGATCCTGCCGGCATCAACATCCACTGGCCTGAGGTTCAGGTCGTCAATGCCGAAGAGATCGACAGCCCGTTTGCGGGAAAAACGGTGGTATTGACCGGATCGCTGAGTATTTTGTCCCGCGATGAAGCGAAAGATCGGCTAACGGCGTTAGGGGCAAAAGTCAGTGGTAGCGTCTCGAAGAAAACCGACATGGTGATTGCCGGTGAAGCCGCTGGCTCTAAATTGGCGAAGGCGCAAGAGTTGGGGATTGCGGTGATCGATGAGGCGGAAATGATCCGATTATTAGGGGCGTAA
- a CDS encoding DUF3820 family protein → MEKEDLIDIATMQMPFGKYKGRVLIDLPEEYLLWFSRKDEFPRGRLGELMQITLAIKIEGLQGLVTPLKRTRS, encoded by the coding sequence ATGGAAAAAGAAGACCTGATAGACATTGCCACGATGCAGATGCCCTTTGGCAAATACAAAGGGCGTGTGCTGATTGATTTACCGGAAGAGTACCTGCTGTGGTTCTCCCGCAAGGATGAGTTTCCTCGTGGTCGCTTGGGAGAATTGATGCAAATTACGCTGGCAATCAAGATAGAGGGTCTGCAAGGGTTGGTCACGCCGCTAAAGCGAACTCGTTCCTGA
- a CDS encoding FlxA-like family protein, with protein MSNTISSIGVSTTTASSSKSSSTSEQQIAQLNKQIQTLTKQASKLTKSASSAASDEERKLIEQQQQAIQAQIQALQAQIARLQSEKSEQQSDSSSSTQSAKQEGVNNPTADNKINIYV; from the coding sequence ATGTCAAATACCATCAGCAGTATTGGTGTATCAACCACAACGGCAAGCAGCAGTAAAAGCAGCAGCACGTCAGAACAGCAGATTGCGCAGCTAAACAAGCAGATTCAGACACTCACCAAACAGGCAAGTAAGCTGACCAAATCGGCTTCTAGTGCAGCAAGTGATGAAGAGCGTAAGCTGATCGAACAGCAGCAACAGGCAATTCAGGCGCAGATCCAAGCGTTACAGGCGCAAATAGCCCGCTTGCAGAGTGAAAAATCAGAGCAACAGTCTGATTCCTCTTCTTCAACGCAAAGTGCTAAACAAGAAGGCGTTAACAACCCGACAGCAGACAACAAGATTAATATCTACGTATAG
- a CDS encoding PAS domain-containing methyl-accepting chemotaxis protein encodes MRLNTPVTQQEYLLDMDTILMSTTNIHSHITYANSAFIKVSGFSEEQLINQPHNIVRHPDMPVEAYADMWSTLKQGDSWTGLVKNRRNNGDHYWVRANVTPVYQQEHLAGYISVRNTPSAEEIKAAEMLYSAVQKKQAGNRKFYKGLVVRTGLFSPLSLLQKLSVRWRLRIAVLAVGLIPALLAFSGMNPLWLLGLTLLLIVIMDQFLQQQIAQPIKMILKQAQHVVSGRKVKHIHLNRVDEIGLLLRSVNQFGLNLHSLVDDVSMQVNGITNVSRKLAENNIDLNSRTEETSANLQQTAAAIEEITVAVQQSAETAAQATTMAEAASGTALKGGNIMKETIGMMDSISNASDKIVDIIGVIDSIAFQTNILALNAAVEAARAGVQGRGFAVVAAEVRNLAQHSASAAKEIKTLIDANVESVKQGSTMVETAGKHISDIVDEVFLVSTMIKEISNATHEQTSALGLINTSIAQIEQMTQGNTDMVTQSTDAAEGLNLQAKRLNSAINVYGS; translated from the coding sequence ATGAGATTAAATACACCTGTCACACAGCAGGAGTATCTGTTAGACATGGACACCATATTGATGTCCACGACAAATATTCACAGCCACATTACCTATGCCAACTCGGCCTTCATTAAGGTTAGCGGTTTTTCTGAAGAGCAGCTCATCAACCAGCCTCACAATATTGTTCGTCATCCAGACATGCCTGTTGAAGCCTATGCCGACATGTGGTCTACGTTGAAACAAGGCGATAGCTGGACCGGGTTAGTCAAAAATCGTCGCAATAACGGCGATCATTACTGGGTCCGCGCCAACGTTACGCCGGTTTACCAGCAAGAGCATCTGGCAGGCTATATCTCGGTACGTAACACCCCCAGCGCCGAAGAAATCAAAGCGGCCGAAATGTTGTACAGCGCCGTGCAGAAAAAGCAGGCGGGCAACCGTAAATTCTACAAAGGATTAGTTGTTCGCACCGGGCTTTTCTCTCCGCTGTCGCTTTTGCAGAAATTGTCAGTCCGCTGGCGTTTACGTATCGCGGTATTGGCGGTAGGGCTTATTCCCGCATTGCTTGCTTTCAGCGGCATGAATCCACTGTGGCTGTTGGGGCTGACGCTGTTACTCATCGTCATCATGGATCAGTTCCTACAGCAGCAAATTGCACAGCCAATCAAGATGATACTCAAACAAGCGCAGCATGTGGTATCAGGCCGTAAAGTAAAACATATCCACCTTAATCGGGTAGACGAAATTGGCTTACTGCTACGTTCAGTTAACCAGTTTGGCCTGAACCTGCATTCGCTTGTCGATGACGTCAGTATGCAGGTTAACGGCATCACGAATGTCAGCCGTAAATTGGCGGAAAACAATATCGACCTGAATAGTCGTACAGAAGAAACGTCAGCAAATCTGCAACAAACCGCTGCCGCTATTGAGGAAATTACCGTTGCCGTGCAGCAAAGTGCAGAAACCGCGGCACAAGCGACAACAATGGCAGAAGCCGCCAGCGGCACCGCGCTTAAAGGTGGCAATATCATGAAGGAAACCATCGGCATGATGGATTCCATTTCCAACGCCAGCGATAAAATCGTTGATATCATTGGTGTAATAGACAGTATTGCTTTCCAAACCAACATCCTCGCGCTGAATGCCGCCGTTGAAGCCGCTCGTGCTGGCGTACAAGGGCGAGGGTTTGCCGTGGTAGCCGCTGAGGTCCGCAATCTGGCACAGCACTCCGCTTCTGCGGCCAAAGAAATTAAAACCCTGATCGATGCCAACGTTGAAAGTGTGAAACAGGGCAGCACAATGGTAGAAACCGCAGGTAAACATATCAGCGACATCGTTGATGAAGTCTTCCTGGTCTCCACCATGATCAAAGAAATCAGCAATGCGACGCATGAGCAGACTTCTGCATTAGGCCTGATCAATACCTCGATTGCCCAGATAGAACAAATGACGCAGGGTAATACCGATATGGTTACGCAATCAACCGATGCCGCCGAAGGACTAAACCTTCAGGCTAAGCGACTGAATAGCGCAATTAACGTGTACGGTAGTTAA